The Prevotella sp. E9-3 genome has a window encoding:
- a CDS encoding U32 family peptidase yields the protein MATLVLQVPDESLVSKVKQACKMLMGVTSVKVQKDAKPKEYDVTKTAGYREAMDDVKHGRVTHYDSLKDFYKEMGL from the coding sequence ATGGCAACGTTAGTATTACAAGTCCCCGACGAGAGCCTCGTTTCGAAGGTGAAGCAGGCCTGCAAGATGCTTATGGGCGTCACCTCTGTCAAGGTACAGAAGGATGCCAAGCCCAAGGAGTACGACGTCACCAAGACCGCGGGCTACCGCGAGGCGATGGACGACGTGAAGCACGGAAGAGTGACACATTACGACTCGCTAAAGGACTTTTATAAGGAAATGGGCTTATAG
- a CDS encoding four helix bundle suffix domain-containing protein → MTEIIYDITYYFTQHYLQKGDRTVDQMVQAARSGKQNIAEGNQAAATSSETEIKLTNVAKASLEELLDDYEDYLRVRDMQQWSNLHPRYDKMRQYARSQQIIKDYGQTIRRMNDEEIANLCITLIHQASFMLHKLLITMQNRFVTEGGIKERMFQSRLNYRNNLKNQNPQDPQNIQNPQNPQDPQNIQNPQNSQNSLKR, encoded by the coding sequence GTGACCGAGATTATCTACGATATCACCTATTACTTCACACAACACTATCTGCAAAAAGGCGATCGGACTGTTGACCAAATGGTACAAGCAGCACGCAGTGGCAAGCAAAATATCGCAGAAGGAAACCAGGCGGCAGCTACGTCCAGTGAAACAGAGATTAAGCTAACCAACGTGGCGAAAGCCAGTTTGGAAGAACTGCTCGACGACTATGAAGACTACCTTAGAGTTCGCGACATGCAGCAATGGAGTAATCTCCATCCCCGATACGACAAGATGAGGCAATATGCCAGAAGCCAACAGATTATCAAGGATTATGGCCAGACCATCCGTCGCATGAACGACGAAGAGATTGCCAATCTGTGTATCACCCTCATCCATCAGGCCTCTTTCATGCTCCACAAGCTCCTTATCACCATGCAAAATCGCTTTGTCACCGAAGGAGGTATCAAAGAAAGAATGTTCCAAAGTCGGCTAAACTATCGGAATAATCTGAAAAATCAGAATCCTCAGGATCCTCAGAATATTCAGAATCCTCAGAATCCTCAGGATCCTCAGAATATTCAGAATCCTCAGAACTCTCAGAACTCTCTAAAGCGATAA